Proteins encoded by one window of Kineosporia sp. NBRC 101731:
- a CDS encoding flagellar export chaperone FliS has translation MPNGLARSRYADDTAHTASPQRLLTMLYDRLIGDLAVAEAAMRTGDHSTVGNRIQHAQEIILELWGSLDVAIWPEGTGLKSLYLWMVTELSSSRLPPQPERILAVREMLEPLRDAWKQALTLEASTSPFPVG, from the coding sequence ATGCCGAACGGACTGGCCAGGTCACGGTACGCGGACGACACCGCCCACACGGCCTCACCACAACGCCTGCTGACGATGCTCTACGACCGGCTGATCGGTGATCTTGCGGTGGCCGAGGCCGCCATGCGGACCGGCGACCACTCGACCGTAGGAAACCGTATTCAGCATGCCCAGGAAATCATTCTGGAGCTGTGGGGCAGCCTCGACGTGGCGATCTGGCCCGAGGGAACAGGCCTCAAGAGCCTGTACCTGTGGATGGTCACCGAGTTGAGCAGCAGCCGCCTGCCACCCCAGCCGGAACGTATTCTGGCGGTAAGGGAGATGCTGGAACCCTTGCGGGACGCCTGGAAGCAGGCCCTCACGCTGGAAGCATCGACGAGCCCGTTCCCGGTGGGCTGA
- the fliD gene encoding flagellar filament capping protein FliD, which produces MTSLTIGGIVSGLDTKSIVDKLVSVQGNSQTLLKNRQIEQNSAVSAYSSMLSSIGSLVTQMSSLANTSSWATTSATSSSSSVTATATGSVANSLTFDVTSVASAQSLISNGSVNSLAATVASGSTITLDKNGTSTSINVGTGSLSEVVSAINSANAGVTASAVQTSPGTYRLQVASTTTGEASQFTLSGLSGFPGAGAQMNVLAEGTDAEISIGGSGSNAYTVTSATNTFTDVAQGLSFTVGKVEAGVTVGSSVDTTKVTDQVSGVVTNINNLLSSIATNTAWDPATKKGGPLLGDSTVRALQQQILSTVAGMNTPGLTVTSGGQVTFDKATFDTAFKSDPTGTMAAYGASSSFSGVSASATYTRATAATQAGDYPINVTSLAKAEQWQVIPPGTGVVGRTVALLRGSSTIKYDAAPGDDAAAVAAKLNTMLAQSGMGITAAADVSGNLTFTSTNPGSAGAFDVEFTETATGSAVSGATVSQTAEGADIKGTINGIEATGIGNILTVPPASEDPAAGLSITVNSNTTGLIGDLTYKPGLAQQLGSLFSQMSDSQTGTLVQAQTTAKTQVKDLQTQIDAWTDRLAAYRTTVTAKFTAMESSLSALKAQQSSLASFFNSSSSSSSS; this is translated from the coding sequence ATGACCTCGCTCACCATCGGTGGGATCGTCTCTGGTCTGGACACCAAATCGATCGTCGACAAACTGGTGTCCGTCCAGGGCAATTCCCAGACACTCCTGAAGAACCGTCAGATCGAGCAGAACAGCGCCGTCAGCGCCTACAGCTCGATGCTCAGCAGCATCGGCTCGCTCGTCACCCAGATGAGCTCGCTGGCCAACACCAGCTCCTGGGCCACCACCTCGGCCACTTCTTCGTCTTCCTCGGTGACGGCGACGGCGACCGGCAGTGTGGCCAACTCCCTCACCTTCGACGTGACCTCGGTGGCCAGCGCGCAATCGCTGATCTCCAACGGCTCGGTGAACTCGCTCGCCGCCACGGTGGCGTCGGGCAGCACCATCACGCTGGACAAGAACGGCACGAGCACCTCGATCAATGTCGGCACCGGCTCGCTCAGCGAGGTGGTCTCGGCCATCAACAGTGCGAATGCCGGCGTCACGGCATCCGCGGTCCAGACCTCGCCGGGCACCTACCGCCTGCAGGTCGCCTCGACCACCACCGGTGAGGCCTCCCAGTTCACCCTGTCCGGGCTCAGCGGCTTCCCCGGCGCCGGCGCCCAGATGAACGTGCTGGCCGAAGGGACCGACGCCGAGATCTCGATCGGTGGCAGCGGCAGCAACGCCTACACCGTCACCTCGGCCACGAACACCTTCACCGACGTCGCCCAGGGCCTCTCGTTCACGGTCGGCAAGGTCGAGGCCGGCGTCACGGTCGGCAGCTCGGTCGACACCACCAAGGTGACCGACCAGGTCTCCGGGGTCGTCACCAACATCAACAATCTGCTCAGCTCGATCGCGACGAACACCGCGTGGGACCCCGCCACGAAGAAGGGCGGTCCGCTGCTCGGTGACAGCACCGTCCGGGCTCTGCAGCAGCAGATCCTGAGCACCGTCGCCGGCATGAACACCCCGGGCCTGACTGTCACCTCAGGTGGACAGGTGACGTTCGACAAGGCCACGTTCGACACGGCGTTCAAGTCCGACCCGACCGGCACGATGGCGGCGTACGGCGCCAGCTCATCGTTCTCCGGCGTGTCGGCCAGTGCCACCTACACCCGCGCAACGGCGGCCACCCAAGCCGGTGACTACCCCATCAACGTCACATCGCTGGCGAAGGCCGAGCAGTGGCAGGTGATTCCGCCCGGCACCGGCGTGGTGGGCCGCACCGTCGCCCTGCTGCGGGGCAGCTCCACGATCAAGTACGACGCCGCCCCGGGCGACGATGCCGCTGCCGTCGCCGCCAAGCTGAACACCATGCTGGCGCAGTCCGGCATGGGCATCACCGCGGCCGCCGACGTCAGCGGCAACCTCACCTTCACCTCGACGAACCCGGGTTCGGCCGGCGCCTTCGATGTGGAGTTCACCGAGACGGCCACCGGCAGCGCCGTCAGCGGCGCCACCGTGAGCCAGACCGCCGAGGGCGCCGACATCAAGGGCACCATCAATGGCATCGAGGCCACGGGCATCGGCAACATCCTGACCGTCCCGCCGGCCTCGGAAGACCCCGCCGCCGGCCTGTCGATCACGGTCAACAGCAATACCACCGGGCTCATCGGTGACCTCACCTACAAGCCCGGGCTGGCCCAGCAGCTGGGTTCGCTCTTCAGCCAGATGAGCGACTCGCAGACCGGCACCCTGGTACAGGCGCAGACCACGGCCAAGACCCAGGTGAAGGATCTGCAGACCCAGATCGACGCCTGGACCGACCGCCTGGCGGCGTACCGCACCACCGTCACGGCGAAGTTCACGGCGATGGAGAGCTCGCTCTCCGCGCTGAAGGCGCAGCAGAGCTCTCTCGCGAGCTTCTTCAACAGCAGTAGCAGCTCGTCGTCCAGCTGA